DNA sequence from the Brienomyrus brachyistius isolate T26 chromosome 18, BBRACH_0.4, whole genome shotgun sequence genome:
AGTGTGTATACACTTCagatatatactgtataatcaAGATATATCAGTATTTTGAAATCTCAGTCTGTGACGTGCTACATGTCTGTCTAAGAAccggtgtgtgcatgtgtgttattGTATTCAATGTATTTGTTCTGAGATCCTCTATGATGCACTGTAgttgatttccccccccccccccttagaggTGCTTGTTATATATAGCAAGCAAAGCACTGAACAGGGGTGAGCTTCTGTGGGACCTTTgacaaatattaaaaagatgttAACTGATAAACTGTCTACTTAATCTCTGGACtccccctcctctgtcccccccACCATACGGGGGCTTGTGCTCTTCGGTCACCATTCTGTACGCGTTGACGTACCAGGGCCATGTTCCGCTGGTCATGACTGTGCAGACGCCCTTGTGGGAGATTCATGTTTACTTGGGCATGACTGCATATGTCACACAGGGGGAGCTTGAAGTGATTTTTATCTAAGAGGCGTTGAACCTCGTTTGTTTATGTACCGTTACAGGGGATTAGGGCTGTAGAGCTGGAGGAAATGAAGGACGGGGGAAAATGTTTGGGAAGGATGTTTATTTTCAGATTTCTCTTACAGGAATGGAactttcgtgtgtgtgtgtgtgtgtgtgtgtgtgtgtgtgtgtgtgtgtgtgtgtgtgtgtgtgtgtgtgtgtgtgtgtgttcgccaCTTTGAATAGTGGCTGCCTGAAAGGTGGATGAAGGACAATGGGTAAAGCCTGACCCCAAGGAAACAGACAGCACAATACTTTGGGATCCAATGATGCTCCACAGTGACCTTGTCACAGTGAATGGTTGACCAATGAGGCACAGCGCCTTGCTATGCACAAGCCAATCTGTCATCATCCAATCCAGTTACACAGATGGGATGATGGCACTAGGACTAATGCCAATTCAAAGAAATATGTTACACCTTATTTTAGGATACATGTACTCGAATTGTTTGTACataaacccccctcccccaaaaaaaattaaattacaaGTGCAGATCCTTAGGTCACTTAGATCGAGTCACTTACACAGAGTACTAAAATAGTTGTCACCCTTTCCTCTGTTCACAGTTGGACCCTGATAATTCCTCCGTCTGCCTTCCATTTATCCCCTTAAGTGTCAGAGGCCGTGCTAAACAATCTGAGGGTGACATATGCAGGGTGAAGAGAACATGCCTTAAAGCCAAACTGCATGGAATGAGCTAACAGCAGAGTGTCTACATGCTATCTATTGaacaaatgaaactgaaacagaACGAAGCAAATTTGGATCCCGTGTCAGAGATGCTCCAGTTTGCTTTTATAAAAAATCTCCCTTTCCATGACTCGCATACCTACTTCTTCCTTCAGCTTGTTTGGGAGCCCATGGGAAATATGCACACAAGCTGCTGAACGATTTATTTACCAAGTACTCCAGCGCTCTCCGGCCCGTGCAGGAGACAGACGACATCATCAACATTACTCTGCAGCTCACCCTGTCCCAAGTCATTGACATGGTgagaatgcacccccccccccccatgcctctTAAGTGGATCCCTCACACACCCAAAGCACCCCCATGAATTTCCATCACCCTGGACCACTCAAGCCATTTTTCTCTCACAGTAACAAAGTAACAAATATACAACGAAAACCCTCTATCCTTTTCTGTGCTCCAAGCGCTGCATAATGGTTTGTGTGAAGGTTCCTAAGAAATTTGCACTCATTTTTGAAGTCCTTATAGTATAAAATGTTATATGGCGCCACATCGCAAAGCTAATCATACAGCTGAAGCCGTGGATCAGTCAGAGGCATTGAAGTGTTTGCTGTTGGATCCTAGTAGTAAATGACCAATGGGATTAATATTTCATAGatcgatatatatatttttttacctaAACCATGGTCTTTTAAACAGAACAGCTAGCCATCCCATGCCCGGTCCCATGCATTTGTAGAACATCTCGACACTGATTATGTCGATTTTCTTGCATGTTCTAGGACGAGCGGAACCAGATCCTCACAACGTACCTGTGGATACGGCAGGTGTGGATCGATGCCTTCCTCACCTGGAAGAAGGAAGACTATGACGGACTGGATACTATTCGCATACCTAGCAGTTATGTATGGAGACCGGATATCGTCCTTTATAACAAGTACGTTGTGTTGGTAATGGGGCCAGCATTTCAGGTCTCTTGCACTGATCTGTCAAGCTGAAATAATCCCCTTCTTTCCATTTGCTGTTCATGAGCTCCCGTTGATTCTCATTCTCAGCTCTTCCCAGATTGTCCCAATGTGCACTCGCAAGTATGCATTTTGAcaaataatttttaaagtatTTGTTCATTCTTGTTGTATATATTTGGAATTAATACTAAGTCTAATAACAAACATGGCTATACATGTCTATCCATCTTTCATAACTGATTATCCAGGACTGGGTTGATGTTGAAGATGAAGCACTGagaacacaaatgcacacacacaatagGCGGTTTAGTTTAGACCACTGCTTCTTAATCAGGTCCCTGGGAACcagcagacagtccacgttttttgttccctcccagctggggatcaaaaatgtggactgtcagccggggagctgggagggagcaaaaatgtggactgtcagccggggagctgggagggagcaaaaatgtggactgtcagccggggagctgggagggagcaaaaatgtggactgtcagccggggagctgggagggagcaaaaatgtggactggctaTGGGTCGCTAAGGgttaggttgagaaacactggtttagccCCAAAGGTGGAAAGTTAACGTAGAACCAGGGAAGTGTGAGGTAGCAGCGCGATCCCCTTAGCATTGTTGCTATACTGTGTGAATGTTCAAACAGAAAAGTAGCTGTACtgtgtctgttttattgctCAACTGGTAAAATGTGTTTCACTACATGTGTTGCATTAACAACTGATTAAATACTTACACATTGGAATGTTTAATTAGTGTAGCCAGTAACTACATTATGTCAGTAAATCTTTACACAATTAAAAAATTTGGACAGATAGAATTTACGGCAAAACCTTTTTTAAAATACCATCTGGCAGATTAAAAATCCTTCTGCAGAATATATGTGGTTTACAAGTGAAAGACAATTATTAATGTGCCATGAAGGACAGTATCTCCTCAACACTGGCTTACAAGCAGTTGCTGTTGAAATACTGCTTTCCGGTAATTTGTACTACAGGCACATGCCTATAATTACCTCCCAAGAACAGTTAAATGAATTATCTGAGCACTTGGAAATAGACAGCCGTGGAGCCCTTTCACGATTGTCGATCCAAGTGCCAAACCCCACAGGGGCCGTGCAGAGTGCCTCACTGCAGCACTGCGCAGCATACCCGCTACTCACTGGCGGCGCTAAACGGACAAATGGGGtggccccacccccctccccagttttCATTGGCTGAGAGTGATGTCAGTCATAGAACACGAAACATGTATGTGATGCAACTATAATATTAGTAGTTCCCAGAATTTACACAAATTACAAGTATATTATTGTGTaaagaaatgttttattttactttgtgcaACAAGTACAATGAGGTTAGCAATGGCTTTCATTGTTCCCCTTTGGATGGTACCCTCTTGCACTATTGttgctgtcctgtcctgtcaccTCATTCCTTCAGGACTGGGGTTTGAATCCTACCTCTCGGTACAGAGGTTTCCTCCTGTCATCCAGAACATGCACAGGCTGACTGGACTCTTTGAATCTCCCGCCTCCTGGTCTGCCTGGAATAGTCACCAGGCCCCCTGAGCAGGATAAATTCTAATACTATATTTTTTCAGTACATTTTCTTTCATCCCCTCATAATTCGATCTCAAAAATGATGTCATCCTCTGCTGTAAATATTATGACCAGTAGGTGGCACACTTTAACTATACAGCCACCTCCAACACAACAAACAGGTATGTAATTTTCTTCTATATTGCAGTGCCGATGACCGCTTCACTGGCTCCATGGAGACCAATGTGGTCGTCCGGTATGATGGGCAGGTCATGTGGGACTCTCCAGCTATCATGAAGAGCTCTTGCAAGGTGGACGTCCCAGTTGACTCCCAGAAATGTCGACTCACCTACGGCTCCTGGACCCACAATGGCAACCAGATGGACCTGCACAATGCACTGGACAGCGCCGACCTGTCTGACTTTGTGGAGAACGTTGAGTGGGTGGTTGGGCATGACCGCCAAGAAAAGCATCATCCTGTATGGCTGTTGTTCAGATCCCTCCCTGACATCACCTACACAGTGCACCTCAAGCGGCGCCTCCTCCTACATTTACAATCTACTCCTTCCTTGCATGATGATCTCCTTCTTGGTACCTCTGGGCTTCTATCTGCCCCCTGACTCCGGTGAGAAGGTCTCCCTCGGAGTGACCGTGCTGCTGTCCCTCaccaccttccagctgctgagaTCATGCCTCCGTCTGAGAACATTCCACTTGTCGGTGAGGCCCAGCTGCTGCTCGTTCCAGCTGCCAGCTGTCGCAGTCTGGTTACTCCACAGCCTTGTCATGTGACCTCTCTCTGCACAGCTTTTAGTAACAGGGATGAGTTGTCTGGCCACACAGTCCATCCATAAACTCTTAAGCAGAAGTTCTTAGTTGTAGCATCTAATTATCTCTTTTTCATAAAAAATTGTCATGTATTACGTAAAccatgtttcccaacccagtccagctcccagccaatcaggaaccccAAATACCTGATACAGGTGGCAGGGAGGAGCAGCAAACATGGACTGTCCAGGGTTACCtggggactgggttgggaaacacggaCGTAAGCTATAATTTTGGATCTTATTACCTGGGTTTTCCTCCAGTaaaacatttttctttattCACTTGGCCCCTTTCACCTTGTTCTCACTCTTGCTCCGGATCGATAAGGTCAGACATGATCAgagttaaaaaatgttaaagtgATAAAGGAAGTTGTTCCAGCTTTTTCTTTTTACCTCTGGGATTCTCAGACACACAATGTTTCAAGCTTGTTGGCCAAAgaaaatagattattttatgaTGTGTGATTTATGTATAACATCACATAACGTAATATAATTTTACATATGCCAGACATCAAGATTTGCAAATTTCTTGTATGATGTGGTTTGTCCTTCATAGTTTTATAAGTCTGTGTGTTTTAGACAAGGACAGTTTGAATCTATACTTACTATTACTTTTCGAAgctcttttctgcttttcaaatGACAAAAGCTGCTGACAGTTATGATCCATCACTCTGTCCAAACATTTTCCTGCCTCTGATAGACATCATCTCTTATACAGGAAAGTATTACATTGCAACGATGACTATGATCACTGCATCGACTGCCCTGAGCATCTTCATCATGAACATCCATCACTGTGGCCTGGAGGCTAAGCCGGTTCCACCATGGACCCAGAAGTTCATCTTGGAGTACCTGGCCCGAATCTGCTTTGTGCATGACATGGGTGAGAACTGCATGATGGCCCAGTCTGACATGGCAGAACCAACATCGCCAGCTGCAAAAGGGACTAGCTGGGTTAATGTTCCGGGACAGGGGATGATTTTTGGGGGAAAGAGCAGCCCTGAAGAGATCGGAGATGGCGATCCTATGAAGAGGCCTATAGGGGCAGAGCAGGGTGAACCAGTGGGTGTGGCCAGAGGAGGACGTGAGGGTGGATCAAAGGGGAACCAGGTGGTTTGCAATATTCATTGTTTATGCCATCAGCAACTGCTCCAAAAGAACATTGATTACATTGTCGCCTTCTGTAGAGACAAAAAAGGCCAACCAGACAAGAACTGGCGAGTGGAGAAAGGTCGCTAAAGTCATGGACCGCTTTTTCATGTGGATCTTCTTCATCATGGTCTTCCTCATGAGCGTACTTGTCGTATGCAAGGCCATCTGACACCGGCTAGGTCAAAAGATTGTCACCTTTTTTGAAACCCCTAATATATCCGAGTCGCCATTGTTCCTGTCTGGTTTAACCCAATGGAAACCTCTGAAGGAGTTACTATTTAAAAAATTGAGCGTTTATTTTGtttgcctgtgtttagtgcatgCTTGtttgcctgtgtttagtgcatgCTTGtttgcctgtgtttagtgcatgCTTGtttgcctgtgtttagtgcatgCTTGtttgcctgtgtttagtgcatgCTTGtttgcctgtgtttagtgcatgCTTGTTTGCCTGCCAACAGAAGCTGCACCAGTACCTGCCTGCCAGCACCTTCCTGTCCCTCCCCCCACTCTGAGACTCAAATGTTAAATTTGGGACAGTGTGAATTTGGACTGTGCCATCTTGCTCATTTGACTGCCTCGgtcgccccctggaggatgggctccccctttgagtcagGTTCCTCCGAGCCTGTTGCCACTGTTGTCTctggctttgagacaatgtcatgtggaaatgcgctatacaaataaaattgaactgaattatGACCGAGAAACACGACTGCTTCACATAATGTGTGACCTTATGCAATACTTTACAAAATTAAACATTTGCATAGCCAGAGAATCCTCCACCTTGTTAGATATCGAAAGCATGCTGGCAGATGAAAGAATATCCTGACTGAAATGAGGAGGGGGCCCCTCGAACCTGAAGATCAGCTCCCAAATCTTGCTGAAACGGTGACATTATGTTATTCATAGGATTAGGGCACAGTGGTCGTAAGGTCACCAGGTCAAATTCCAGGGTTGGCAGACACGTCATCGCTGGGCTCCAGAGCAGGACCCCTAACCCTCAATTACCCCAGGGACGGTCTGACTCTGCTTTCTGAAATAAAATCTCGCTCTTACTTTTATATAAGGAAAGTGTAAATGAAACAGAGAGCTGAGTTGCATACAGGGAGGCGTATTAAGGGACAATGTAAGTGAAAGTAATGCATGCACATTAATAATACCACTCTGACACCTCAGTGCTCCACATTAAAGATGTAGGAAGTCATTATCCTTCTAGGAACTCTACCAAATCCACGGATTATCACGATGGCCGCTAACTGTGGTATATGGTGCAGCAGGAGCTAAAGTGTGTCCCATTCGATTCCTCTTAGAGGTGCTCTGAACGAGTGCCGATGTTAACGGCTAATAAAAATGTGGCTGCTGCTTCTAACCCAACCAAGGCACTAAACATTCAAAAGGCTAAATATTCAGTTTATTGGCTTTTTCTATtgatccccttggggaaattatcCTAACCCCCCCTCCAGTTCACCCCGTAGCCGATTGCCGCCTTCACTTCCTCTGCAGAATGAAACTCAGTCCCCAGGGGAACATCTCAACATCCACCACAAAGGCCCCGCAAATTTATCACATCTGGTAAGGCTTCTGAAATTTCATTCAGAGGAAATTACTAGTTAGTTTTCTGGTTGCAgcttttagtttttgaagtttGGCAGCATCCCACTCTGAACACGGACCTTGTGTTGAGGAGTCATCCTGATTTTATTAGAACTGGCCATTGGCATCTGCATCAAGAATAAATAATTTTTGTTTGAAGTAGGAAGCCCTTATGACTTGAGTGAATGACTCTCACTCTGAGGATCCCGGGGACCTTTAAAGTGGCGGCTTATGCTTTTTAAAGATGTTCTTCTGGGTCTCATTAAAGCCACATTTCCTCATTTGATTAACGGGTGGGGGCATGATGGGTGTTAAGTTTACCTTTACTTTCCTTAATTTGAAATAAGATGTAAATTACTGTAATCAGGAAGTATGAAATGCCAATCAAGTCAGATGCTCAGAACTATGCCTTTGAAATTCTGTTCTTAATTACAGTGTACTGGCCAGGTGCGCCAGTCTATTACAGCATCCCTGCATATTTAAGAATAGCACATACTTAGTCAAATTTCACTGGCCTAGAACGGTGAGAACTGGCACTAGTTGCATGCTAGGAGAAGACAACCTGACACATGAATATCACCGCTGGAAACAatgaaaaattacagtcagtggtCTTATCCATTTATACATGTACTAAaggacatacagtaccagtcaaaagtttaatgcacctacccatagaaaggtttattatataataaaatgcaattatgcactgacaatttttttatttttttttttaaattgtgggTTGGGTCTCAGGAGGTTTGCCATTCAAATCCCCTTTAACCCCAATTGCCCCATAGACTGGCTGACCCTTCTGTCCCCTCTACACCAGTTccatggcctcctgggatgcttgtcCAGCTGTCCGGacggaggtcccacatatgctgaCCAGTTATTGGCCGCTTCTCCGTCACTCTTTGGTCAAACTCTAAAACCATTCCTATTGTCCCGAAATCGTACAGCTGAAAAGCTCAAATGCAGTTTGTTTTATAAAAAGCTGGATAAATAGATAGTTTACTGGGGATTTCAGCTTCATCAaagtttctgctttttaacaaCAGCATAAAGtattttatataaatcaacTCAACTATGTATTTATCCAACCTTTTATAAAACAAACTGCATGAGTTTTTCAGCAGTACGATTACTAAAAAAGACAACTTTTTTTCCTAAAACGTTGAAACTGGATCCATCCCACCTGAATACCACACAAGGGATAAAAATGATGACACAGGACCTGTGTTAGTGTGACATCAGCACCTTCTAAGGCATCTGCCATGTGCCAATGTTTACACTTTAGAGCATATGAGATATGTATGATTTTGCAATTAAATAATGCTTTGTTTACCATTTGCACAAGTCCAGGTACATTGGAGTGCTTCTTTTCACAAAGCCCGTTTTCTCTCCTAATGACATCAGAGTGTAGGGCTGGCCTTGGACATTCAGGTGCCCTAGGCGAGATTCCGCTGAGCACCCattcccctctcccctccaggGTACCACAAAGCAAGTTTTGTCAATTCATTTGGTAAAACATTTTGGTAGCACAagctgctaactagctagcttgtGTGTCTCACAAGcaatgaaatattaaaactagTGTAAACAATTCCAGAGAACGAAACCAGAGGTATTTCTTCTGATTTTTTTCACTCTTTTTCATTCTTTTGTATCCTGTAATCAAATTGTGCAGATGAGGAGGACAAGCTACTCCTTTCAGCGTCCTGAGCGTCATATATCATATTAATGATGTCTCTCTTTAATTTTGTCAGATTCGCTGGGTCTTGCAGTTGCCTTATTTCACATGCTACATGGTTTCCAAATGTAGTCAAAGCATCAGGAACTGGATCAGCATCAAATTTTGCTGCCATTTGTTTCAAGACAAAAAGCCTCTGCTGCTCTATACCAGATTCTGACCTCCTCTTGCGCTTGACTCCCCTTGCGCCCGACTCCTCTCGTGCCTCCCTGCTGGCAGCTGATGGGACAGGTGAAGGAGCTTCATTAGCTAATGCTGGGGAAGCTTCATCGTTCAACCACTCGGGGGCGGAGGCCGCAGCGGCCGATGGCGTGCCAGGTCTTGACTGCGGACTCTTGACTGCAGGTTGTCCGAGTAAATCTGTAAGATTATCGTGATGTTCCATGTCGTCCTGATCACTGAATGACACATCGAGCTGGAAAAAGAGGTGAAATGGAAATGCCGTCAATGGACAGCGCAAACACATAAGGATAACAAATAATACATCAAAACCCTAGAGaaggtaaaaaaatgaaaagtgcAGCAATGAAAATAGGTATGTTTGCAGTCAGTTGTGTACACCTCAGCACGTTTCTGGATGGTACGACTTACAGCGCTGTCGCATGGACGGTGAACGATGTATTGCTTTATGAAATCCATGACCCCGAGAAGCCACTTCTGCCTCAATGTCAATGGTTTGTTCCGACTGCCACTAGGTTTCGGTTTAATCATCCTTGAGTACTGTGTTCTCAGGGACACTGCCCTGGTCTTAACGTCCTCAACTGAAAGACAAAAAAGAcgacgacgacatgggaagcaAATGCATCATCATCTGTTATGTATACAGAATTTCATTTGTATGTCTTAAACAGTCTTTGCATATTTATAAAGCCAGCATGTGGTCTAGGTCTCATCATTACAGTAGCGAGCTCCAGGCTACTAGCTCCCAGCTCCTACTAAGGTCATCACCAGCCTGACTAAAAAGGTGGGGAGGACAAAGGGTCATAGTTTGCCATAGATGAGAACCAGCAACAAGTGGGTAGCACTGGTAACAGGGTGGAGTACGTGACCACCCATTCAGGAGTCGCCAGGGGCGGGCACCTAGGGGAGAATCTTTAACATGTGTAGACCCACTATTCATGCTGCTCCGTCTGCAGCCAAATGACGACGCCGGGTCCTAGGCGCCAAAAAGGAGCGGAGGGGGAGCAGACACTCTACCGGCGAGAACACGCTAAAGTGGCGCCAAACTGCGGTCTTCCTGCGGAACACGCTAATATAGCGCACGATGAATGGCGGCGCAAAGCGCCTCGGACGAGGGAATTCAACGGCTATTTCAAAAACAGCCGTAATAAATGGCTTAAACATCCACAAGAATGTGTACGGAAGCCGAGAACTGCTGTGCTTGCAATAATTTTGTATGTCGGCCGTTTTGTTTGGGAATAGGAGAACAAAGGGACAAAAAGGAGGACACCCTACAGCGGTCCGGAGGGGGCTGGCAAACCGGGGGGCTCACCCTAGCTCCTCAATATGCCTATTCTGCTCACCTGGCCGTTGAAGAGAATTGGCTATTTCTGTCCACCTCTTCTCTTTCTCGGCTCGGTTGTGGTACAGGTCGTCGGAAACAACGAAAAGGCATTGGTGCTCCTGCCAAAGTTCAACCAAACTTTCTTCCATTTCTTGGGTCCAACCGGACCGCCGAGCTTTCGCTGCCGCCATCGCTTTCGATGCTGTGTAGCGTGAACTTTGCGCGTGACTCCTCCCCCGGGTTTCCCCCACCCCCTGTGTCCTGCGCTCTCATTGGCTGCATCTCCAGCGTGAGGCCGCCGCTTTCGGGAGATCACTGGCCAAACCCCCTGATCGGAGGTAAATCCGGCGCACGAATCGGCGACAGATCGCTGAGTTCAAAGACGCGACCCGACGGAAACGCAGACGCCCGTCAGATATCTAGCAGGCTAAATATCTAGACGTGTCGGCGACTCCAAATCCTGTAGGTGTGAAAAGTGGTGCGGCGACCAGCTACAGCCAATGAGAGCGCAAGACGGAGGTGCTGAGCGCAGAGCAGTAGAATAAGCCGAATGGCGACTCCGACTGCGCATGCGCAGAAACACGTAAATCCGGCTCCATgcttaactattttaaaatagtTGGTAGTCATCACTTATTTGAGCATTTATGTGTGTGCAAGTATTTTTAAGTTAAACATTTTTTAATCAAACAGTTTGTCCTTattatgatttattttattacagTGTATTTAAAATTGTTTGTACTTACCATTTACTTAAAagatcattttatttaaaaataatattcaggAGTTGCCTATATGGGGGCTTGCTACAAAAGCTACACTAACCCCCAGCAGCGTGAAAGCTCCACAGTAAGAAACACGGTTCTATGGCCAAACATGTTCTCAGGCTACAGATTTGGGTGGTGAGTGGAAATGAGGTGATTTCTGCACATGGCTAGTCCAAATCAGGGTTTCCGGGCAGATCAGGTAGTGGGTACTTTATGTGGTAATCCTATGTAGTACTAGGTGGAATCCTTTTTCTGTAGAACCACTTTAAGGACTGGCTGGCTATGCCATTCTGGACATTACTCCGATTTTTTTGCTTCTGTGGCCTTCCTGTTAATATTGATGAGCCTGGAAGCCCTTCTATAACCATTCATAAAAACCATAGAATAAAAAGATGAGTTTTTAACTCCCTCAAAATTTGCTTCAGCCCCCCTGACAGGTGAAATCTATGTCCCCCTCCCAGATGACAAAATCTACTGAGGGGGACCAATCAGGCTCCTACGGGGCTGCACTATGGTATCTGAAAATCCGAAGAAGGTGTTTGCTTCTAAGATGCTAGAAGCACCATGTCTGACAACATTCATTTCACATTTAAGATCACTTGGATCATGTGTCTTAGCTGTTCTAATGCTTAGCTGCATAGTAACTGGCTACTAGGAAttgtttaaatgaaaaaaatgtttttataacTATGCACGATTAAAACTATTAATAGGTTTAATATTTGATGGGGTAGCGTGAAGTGCGGCAGGTTCATGATTCATGCCCAGTAGGTCttcggttcaaatcctgtggctggGAAAATTAATACATTACTGCTGGACCCTTAACCAAGACCCATAGCTCCAACTGAAATCAAAATGCAGAAACCTGTGCAACAGAAGGGTTAGTGGTGGGGGATTTGCTCTTTTAAAAGAAATATGGGTTTGCCAATAATTTCCATATCAATTTCTATTGTAACTTCCTATAAATTGAATAAAATCCAGGTTGGGTCTTCTGTAGTACATCAGTCTTAACTGCTCCAGCATAAATATTCTTTTGTATAAACAGGTAAGAAAAAGTAAGATGCTATGATGGAAAAAATAATTTCAGTGACAGTTTTAAATATTCGTCACGTTGGTCTGGTAGGATTGGATGAGGCATTTCTGCTCTATTATTTGTTAGGATGCACAAAATTTATATGTCATTCAA
Encoded proteins:
- the LOC125712482 gene encoding LOW QUALITY PROTEIN: neuronal acetylcholine receptor subunit alpha-10 (The sequence of the model RefSeq protein was modified relative to this genomic sequence to represent the inferred CDS: inserted 6 bases in 4 codons), which translates into the protein MDERNQILTTYLWIRQVWIDAFLTWKKEDYDGLDTIRIPSSYVWRPDIVLYNNADDRFTGSMETNVVVRYDGQVMWDSPAIMKSSCKVDVPVDSQKCRLTYGSWTHNGNQMDLHNALDSADLSDFVENVEWVVXGMTAKKSIILYGCCSDPXPDITYTVHLKRRXSSYIYNLLLPCMMISFLVPLGFYLPPDSGEKVSLGVTVLLSLTTFQXAEIMPPSENIPLVGKYYIATMTMITASTALSIFIMNIHHCGLEAKPVPPWTQKFILEYLARICFVHDMETKKANQTRTGEWRKVAKVMDRFFMWIFFIMVFLMSVLVVCKAI
- the wu:fb74b10 gene encoding uncharacterized protein wu:fb74b10 produces the protein MAAAKARRSGWTQEMEESLVELWQEHQCLFVVSDDLYHNRAEKEKRWTEIANSLQRPVEDVKTRAVSLRTQYSRMIKPKPSGSRNKPLTLRQKWLLGVMDFIKQYIVHRPCDSALDVSFSDQDDMEHHDNLTDLLGQPAVKSPQSRPGTPSAAAASAPEWLNDEASPALANEAPSPVPSAASREAREESGARGVKRKRRSESGIEQQRLFVLKQMAAKFDADPVPDALTTFGNHVACEIRQLQDPANLTKLKRDIINMIYDAQDAERSSLSSSSAQFDYRIQKNEKE